In Formosa haliotis, the sequence AAAGTTTAAAGAAATTTATTCCTGAAGAAGAATTATGGACTCCTGGTTTAAGTTGGGGACACCATTGGGCAGATTTAACCCGTTTACGCATGCAAAACTGGGATGTTTTTGGTAGTGAAATGAAAGGTTCTTTAGAAGAATTTGTAAATGCTACTCAAGATGCACAAGGGATTATTTTCCAAAACGGCATTGAGCATTTCCGTCGTGATAAACCAAGTTTAAGTGGTATTGCCCTTTGTCATTATATTACTTACGGACCAGACATGAAATGGGCTATTGTCGATAATTACAGAAAACCTAAAAACTCATACTACTTTGTTCAAAAAGCGTATCAGCCGCTTTTAGTGAATTTTGAATTTAAAAAACGCCGTTGGGATACTAAAGAGCCTTTTGTTGGAAATATTTGGGTGATTAATGATTACTATAAATCATACAAAGATTGTACGGTGAAGTTTGAAATGAAAGACGACTCTGGAAAAGTGATTGCTAACAAAACCTTCTCCATTGACAAGATTGAAGAAAACAGTGCGAAATCATTCTTCCCGATTAATGAAAAGGTATTAAAATCGGTGAAATCTAAGTTTTTTGTGAACCTAGAATTAACAGATAAAAGCGGAAAAGTCATCTCTAAAAACGATTATTTCTTCCTAATTGGCGATCAAAAAGAGGCCACAAAACATTTTAACGCTTGGAAAGATGAACGTTTGAAAAATGAAAACGAAAATGGCGGATATGGTTCATACTACCACTTCTTCAAAGATTTTACAGGAGAAGACGGACAACGTTACGAGAGTGAAACACAAATTCCAAGAGCATCAGGATTTTAAACAACAACTAACTATTATTACTAATTGCAGAGACTGTCTAAAAACAGCACCCAAATCGAAACAACTACTTATTAACTACCAATAAATTGGGTTTTTAGATGGTCTCTTTTTTACTAGACTACGAATTATGTCAGAAAAACATATAAAATTAAAAGGAATAACCTGGGACCACAGTCGTGGTTTCACATCGGCCGTTGCTACAGCACAACGTTTCCATGAGTTAAATCCGAATATAGAAATCACCTGGGAAAAACGTTCGTTACAAGCTTTTGCAGACGAACCGATTGATGCCCTAGCAAAACGTTATGATTTACTAATTATAGATCATCCATGGGCAGGTTTTGCAGCCCGAACAGGGGTTATCATTCCGTTAAATGAACATTTACCGAAATCATTTTTAGACGATCAGGCTGCGAATTCGGTTGGGAAATCACACGAAAGTTATTGTTTTGATGGCTACCAAAGTGCTTTAGCCATCGATGCAGCAACGCCCGTGGCAGCAAGCAGACCAGATTTATTAAACAAACTCGGAAAAACGCTACCAAAAACTTGGGCCGATTTAATCGCCTTAGCAAAGGACGGTTTGGTTGCTATTCCTGGGATTCCGCAGGATACGCTAATGAGTTTTTATATGATTTGTTGCACGCTTGGAGAAGATGTAGCCCTAACAAAAGACTATTTTGTTTCGGAAGACATCGGGCTAAAAGCCTTAGATATTTTAAGAGATTTAGGTCAGTATCTGGATGCTTCTTGCTACGACATGAACCCCATTAAGGTTTACGAAGCCATGACACGCAGCGATAAATTTGCCTACTCCCCTTTTGCTTACGGCTACACCAACTACTCAAAACGCGGTTATGCCAATCATATTTTAAAATTCCATGATACCGTTACTCTAGAAGGTCAGCATTTAATTACCACTTTAGGTGGAACAGGTTTAGCTATTTCATCAAATTCAAAACATAAAGAAACCGCTTTGGCTTACGCCGAATATGTAGCGTCGCCTAAAACCCAAAAAACCGTGTTCTTTGATTATGGCGGGCAACCAGGACACCGAGAAGCTTGGTTAGATACCACGAATAATTTCAATGCTTTAGATTATTTTAAAGACACGCTACCCACTTTAGATAGAGCTTTTTTAAGACCACGTTACCACGGACACATGTATTTTCAGGATAACGCAGGGGCTCCAATTCGTGAGTTTATGAAAAACGGCGGCCATGCCAAAATCCTTTTAGACAGCTTGAATAATTTGTATCTTGAATCTTTAAAGAAAACAACCTAATCATTTATAAATGTTACCATTAGAAGGCATTACCGTATTAGAGTTTGCGCAATTCATGGCAGGGCCATCGGCTGGATTAAAAATGGCCGATTTAGGTGCTCGTGTGATTAAAATTGAACGCCCAGGTTCTGGTGAAGCGGGCCGACAAATTGCGCTTAAAAATATTTTTATTGATGAAAGCTCTATGGTGTTTCATACGGCCAATCGAAATAAACAATCGTATGCAGCCAATTTAAAAGACCCAGACGATTTAGAAAAGGTTAAAAAACTCATTGCGCAGGCCGATGTAATGACCCATAATTTCCGACCAGGCGTTATGGAAAAAATTGGTTTAGATTATGAAACTGTAGCTGCCATAAATCCTAAAATGGTGTACGGTGTGGTTTCTGGATATGGTCCCGTTGGGCCTTGGGCTACCAAACCTGGCCAAGATTTACTTATTCAGTCCTTGTCGGGATTTGTTAATTTATCAGGAAACGAAGCCGATGAACCCACAGCTACCGGGCTAGCCACTTCTGATATTTTTACAGGGGTACATTTAGTTCAAGGTATTTTGGCTGCACTTATTGCTAGAAACCGCACTGGTAAGGGATCAAAAGTTGAAGTCAGTTTATTGGAGTCGACTTTAGACATCCAATTTGAATTGTTAACTACTTTCCTGAATGATGGCGAAACGCTACCAAAAAGAGCAAAAAAAGGTAATGCCCATGTGTATTTAGAGGCGCCTTATGGCATTTATCAAACCAAAGATGGCTACATAAGTATTGCGTTAACACCTTTAGATGCTTTGGCAAAAGCGATGGATTTGCAACTTCCTGATGCTTTTCAAAATCCGAAAATATGGTATGAAAAACGTGATGACATCATGGCCTTTTTACAAGAACATCTCATTAAAGAAACCTCAGCACATTGGTTATCTATTTTTGAAGCTTTAGACTTTAGAGTTTCAGAAGTATTTGATTATAAAACATTATTAAATCATGAAGGCTACAAAATCCTTCAAATGGATCAAGAGGTTGAAACTTCCGATGGTATTTCAATGAAAACCACACGCTGCCCCATCCGAATAGACGGCAACCGCATTTTCAATAAAAAATCGGCACCAAAAGTGGGTGAAGATAATGCCTTAATAGATAAAGAATTTAATCTAAGTTAATCATGAAAAAACCATTAGAAGGCATTTTAGTTGTAGACTTTAGTCAGTATTTATCTGGCCCTTCAGCGAGTTTAAGATTGGCTGATTTAGGTGCTAGAGTCATTAAAATTGAAAAACCCGAAACGGGAGATTTAGGTCGTGGTTTGTATTTTTCAAATGTGGTGATGAACGGCGCTTCATCCATGTTTCATGCCATCAACAGAAATAAACAAAGTTATGCGGCTAATATGAAAGCAGAAGACGAACGTGAAAAAGTCTATCAATTAATCCGCAAGGCCGATGTTTTAATTCATAATTTCAGACCAGGCGTTGTAGATAAACTAGGCATTGACTTTGAAACCATAAAATCTATAAATCCTAAAATCGTTTATGCTGAATTATCAGGTTATGGCAAAGAAGGCGTTTGGAAAGACAAACCAGGATTGGACTTATTATTGCAATCCCTTTCAGGTTTAACACAACTAAACGGAAACGATGGCGCAGGCCCTATCCCTATTGGATTGGCCGTAGTTGATATTTTATCTGGCGCCCATTTAGCACAAGGTATTTTAGCTTGTTTGTACAGAAAAGAAACCACGGGTGAAGGCGGTCGCGTGGAAGTAAGCATGCTGGAATCGGCCTTAGAATACCAGTTTGAATCCATTACCTGTTACTTTAGAGACGGCGGGCAACCAACCATCCGACCAAAAAGCAATTCGGCACATGCCTATTTAGGCGCACCTTACGGAGTTTACGCGACTAAAAATGGCGCTATTGCTTTGGCCATGGGATCTATTCCTTTTATTGGCGGTTTAATAGGCTGTGAAGCTTTATCAAAATATGAAACGCCCGAAAGTTGGTTTAATCAAAGGGATGAAATTAAAGACATCCTTGCCAAACACCTAGCTACAAAAGACACGAAAGCGTGGTTAGCAGTTTTAGAACCGGCCGATATTTGGTGTGCGGAAATCATGAATTGGAAAACACTCATGGATCAAGACGCCTTTAAAATTTTAGAGATGATCCAGGATGTTAACATGGCCGACGGCTACAGTTATAAAACGACACGTTGCCCGATTCAAATTAATGGTACCTGGTTAACCTCAGAAATTGGCAGCCCCGTTTTAGGCGAACACAATGAGAAAATCAATAATGAACTAGCATCGTAATAACTGAATTTTATGAGTGATTTATCAACCAACTTACTAATCAAAAAAGAAGCAGGCGTGGCTACCATTAGCTTAAACAGGCCTAAAGCGAATAGTTACTACAAAGACTTTTTAGATTTAATTAGTCAAGCTGTAAAGGAAGCTAGCGCAGACGATGCTATCAAAGTTATTTTAATCAATAGCACTTCCGAAAAGTTTTTCTGTGCTGGAGCTGATATTAAAATCTTCAGTAGCAATACCACCGAACAAAATGCCGAGATGGTTAGAGCCGCACGCGAAGTTTCCGAAGCCATTACCTCAAGCAGTAAAATTGTTATTGCAGCAGTTAGCGGTCATGTTTTAGGCGGCGGATTAGAAATGATTATGGCTTGCGACATCCGTCTTGCTTCCGAAGGCAACTATTTGATTGGCTTACCCGAAGTGAAATTAGGCTTAATGCCTGGAAACGGCGGCACACCAAGACTAATCGATTTAATTGGAGCAAGCAGAGCCATGGAATTGTTGGTAACCGGAAATATCATATCACCACAAAAAGCTTATGATTATGGCCTATTTAATCAATTATACCCTGCGGATGCTTTTGAATTAAGCGTAACAAATTATGTGAAAGATTTAGCGCAAGGCGCAGGACAAGCCATGGCGGCCATCAAACATTATGTGCAAAAACATAAAGGCATGAACTTACAAGAATCGTTAGATTACGAAACCACATCGGTTAACACCTTGTACGATACGCATGATGCTAAAGAAGGTTTTTTAGCCTTTGTAGAAAAGCGTACACCAAAATTTAATTAACTAATAAAACATACTAATAATGGCAAAAGAAATTAAACATTACCCCTGTTTCATCAATGGTGAGTGGTTAGATTCCTCAAAAAGAGCACTTATTGAAGTAGAAAACCCTGCTAACAATGACGTTTTTGCAACGGTTACCGCATGTACCAAAGAAGATGTACAATATGCCTTAGAAACTTCAGAAAAAGCGCAATTTGGATGGCAATTAACACCTGCTCAAACTAGAGCCAATTACATTTATGCTATTTGCGATCGTTTGAAAGCGGAACGGGAACATTTCGCCAAATTATTAGTTATGGAGCAAGGAAAAACCTATACTGAAGCGCTTGGTGAAGTTGATGACACGATTCGCTATATGACCTATTCCGCGGAAGCAGGACGACGCATTCAAGGGGCCATTTTCCCAACTGAAAATGCCAATGAGCGTTTGGAAATCCATAAAGTTCCCTACGGCGTTACCGTGGCATTGTGTGCCTTTAATTATCCTTTAGCTTTAATCGGACGAAAATTAGGTCCGGCTTTGGTTACAGGAAACACCATTATTTTAAAACCACATGAATTAACACCTGTTACCGCTTCAGAATTTTGCCGATTGGTAGAAGACGCAGGCCTTCCTAAAGGCGTTGTTAATATGGTAGCGACACAAAATGCACAAACCGCTTCTTTATTAGTTGAAAGTCCGATTACCAAATTAATCAGTTTAACCGGAAGCACCAATGCGGGACGCGCTATGTATCGCGCTGCTGCGGATAACATTACAGGTTTAATCTTAGAATTAGGTGGTAAAGCACCATTTATTGTTTTAGATGATGCGGATATCGATAAGGCTGTTGAAGCTGCTGCCATTTCTAGATATGCCAACTGCGGACAAGTATGTATTTGCAATGAAATGGTGATGGTCGACGAAAAAACAGCTGATGAATTTACCGAAAAACTCATTAAACGTGTGGCACAGATTAAAACCGGTAATCCTTTTGATGCTTCGGTAAATATGGGTCCCAATGTAAGTTCGCAAGGTTTAGCACGCGTGCAAGATTTAGTAAATCAAGATATTGCCAATGGCGCCGAACTGGTTATGGGAGGCGGCCGACCAGATGGTACTGAATTTGAAAAAGGCAACTGGTTTGCTCCAACCATTCTTACCAACGTTAAAAACGGCTATGCCACAACAAAACACGAATTATTCGCGCCTGTTTTACCCATCATTAAAGTAAATGGTTTTGATGAAGCTATGGCCTATTCGAATGCCAGAGAAGAAGGTTTATCGGCATACTTATTTACCAATAATTATAAGATTCATCAAAAAGCCATTGATCAATTACAGGTGGGAACAATTTTCATCAATAAACAAATTGTTGGCTATATTCAAGGCTATCATTCGGGACATAAAACCTCGGGAATTGGTGGCGAAGATGGTATTTATGGCATAGAACATCATTTACAAAAACGTACGGTTTATTTGGAGTATTAGTACTAAAATTAAAATCTAGACCTTTCAGGTTTTAAAAACCTGAAAGGTCTTTTACCATCCTTTGCAGGAAGCCAAAATCAATAATACCAAATCCACAAAATAACCTCTTCAGAATAGCTTAAATATCTATATTTTTATAGTAGGTATTATTTGTTTAGGAATGTTTAATTCTCGATCGTGAGCACCTTCATAAATAGTACTCATATTATATAAATTTGCTTTACTCCAATCGCATTCTATACGTTTGTCTCCCAGAACAATTTTACCCAACTTATTACGAAACCATTCAGCCAAATCTTTATACGCAGGATCGTTTGCTACGTTCTTAGTCTCGTCTGGATCTATACGAAGATCGTATAACACGAGTTCGGCTTTTTCAACAGGACACTCTAAAGCCCAATTAATATTTTCATTTAAATACGGCTTATTTGAAGGTCTTGTTCTCATGGAAAAAGCAAAATGATTAGAACGCAAATAGGCTCTAGGCCCAGCGACTAAGTTAATCTCACCAATTACATAATCTCTTACTTCCTTTTCTGTTTTTAAGGTCTTTAACAAGTTAATACCATCTAAATAATTATAAGCTTTATTCTGAATGGGCACCTGAGCCTCAGCTAATATCGTTGGAGCCACATCTACATATTCTACTAACTGATTGGATATTTTTCCTTCCGGGACTTTTTCTTTATTTGAAGAAACAACAATAATAGCACTATTT encodes:
- a CDS encoding extracellular solute-binding protein, translated to MSEKHIKLKGITWDHSRGFTSAVATAQRFHELNPNIEITWEKRSLQAFADEPIDALAKRYDLLIIDHPWAGFAARTGVIIPLNEHLPKSFLDDQAANSVGKSHESYCFDGYQSALAIDAATPVAASRPDLLNKLGKTLPKTWADLIALAKDGLVAIPGIPQDTLMSFYMICCTLGEDVALTKDYFVSEDIGLKALDILRDLGQYLDASCYDMNPIKVYEAMTRSDKFAYSPFAYGYTNYSKRGYANHILKFHDTVTLEGQHLITTLGGTGLAISSNSKHKETALAYAEYVASPKTQKTVFFDYGGQPGHREAWLDTTNNFNALDYFKDTLPTLDRAFLRPRYHGHMYFQDNAGAPIREFMKNGGHAKILLDSLNNLYLESLKKTT
- a CDS encoding CaiB/BaiF CoA transferase family protein, with the translated sequence MKKPLEGILVVDFSQYLSGPSASLRLADLGARVIKIEKPETGDLGRGLYFSNVVMNGASSMFHAINRNKQSYAANMKAEDEREKVYQLIRKADVLIHNFRPGVVDKLGIDFETIKSINPKIVYAELSGYGKEGVWKDKPGLDLLLQSLSGLTQLNGNDGAGPIPIGLAVVDILSGAHLAQGILACLYRKETTGEGGRVEVSMLESALEYQFESITCYFRDGGQPTIRPKSNSAHAYLGAPYGVYATKNGAIALAMGSIPFIGGLIGCEALSKYETPESWFNQRDEIKDILAKHLATKDTKAWLAVLEPADIWCAEIMNWKTLMDQDAFKILEMIQDVNMADGYSYKTTRCPIQINGTWLTSEIGSPVLGEHNEKINNELAS
- a CDS encoding aldehyde dehydrogenase family protein, which gives rise to MAKEIKHYPCFINGEWLDSSKRALIEVENPANNDVFATVTACTKEDVQYALETSEKAQFGWQLTPAQTRANYIYAICDRLKAEREHFAKLLVMEQGKTYTEALGEVDDTIRYMTYSAEAGRRIQGAIFPTENANERLEIHKVPYGVTVALCAFNYPLALIGRKLGPALVTGNTIILKPHELTPVTASEFCRLVEDAGLPKGVVNMVATQNAQTASLLVESPITKLISLTGSTNAGRAMYRAAADNITGLILELGGKAPFIVLDDADIDKAVEAAAISRYANCGQVCICNEMVMVDEKTADEFTEKLIKRVAQIKTGNPFDASVNMGPNVSSQGLARVQDLVNQDIANGAELVMGGGRPDGTEFEKGNWFAPTILTNVKNGYATTKHELFAPVLPIIKVNGFDEAMAYSNAREEGLSAYLFTNNYKIHQKAIDQLQVGTIFINKQIVGYIQGYHSGHKTSGIGGEDGIYGIEHHLQKRTVYLEY
- a CDS encoding enoyl-CoA hydratase/isomerase family protein, translating into MSDLSTNLLIKKEAGVATISLNRPKANSYYKDFLDLISQAVKEASADDAIKVILINSTSEKFFCAGADIKIFSSNTTEQNAEMVRAAREVSEAITSSSKIVIAAVSGHVLGGGLEMIMACDIRLASEGNYLIGLPEVKLGLMPGNGGTPRLIDLIGASRAMELLVTGNIISPQKAYDYGLFNQLYPADAFELSVTNYVKDLAQGAGQAMAAIKHYVQKHKGMNLQESLDYETTSVNTLYDTHDAKEGFLAFVEKRTPKFN
- a CDS encoding sulfatase-like hydrolase/transferase — translated: MPPKKFRDSFKTKTYKIPEFNEAELENLPPQMVKLYNDLNMSRMSYKEKQQAIQDYYAFCAHGDALIGVAVANFKAYCKKNNQEYLIIFTIGDHGWHLGEQGIEAKFGPWKQSTNSAIIVVSSNKEKVPEGKISNQLVEYVDVAPTILAEAQVPIQNKAYNYLDGINLLKTLKTEKEVRDYVIGEINLVAGPRAYLRSNHFAFSMRTRPSNKPYLNENINWALECPVEKAELVLYDLRIDPDETKNVANDPAYKDLAEWFRNKLGKIVLGDKRIECDWSKANLYNMSTIYEGAHDRELNIPKQIIPTIKI
- a CDS encoding CaiB/BaiF CoA transferase family protein; this encodes MLPLEGITVLEFAQFMAGPSAGLKMADLGARVIKIERPGSGEAGRQIALKNIFIDESSMVFHTANRNKQSYAANLKDPDDLEKVKKLIAQADVMTHNFRPGVMEKIGLDYETVAAINPKMVYGVVSGYGPVGPWATKPGQDLLIQSLSGFVNLSGNEADEPTATGLATSDIFTGVHLVQGILAALIARNRTGKGSKVEVSLLESTLDIQFELLTTFLNDGETLPKRAKKGNAHVYLEAPYGIYQTKDGYISIALTPLDALAKAMDLQLPDAFQNPKIWYEKRDDIMAFLQEHLIKETSAHWLSIFEALDFRVSEVFDYKTLLNHEGYKILQMDQEVETSDGISMKTTRCPIRIDGNRIFNKKSAPKVGEDNALIDKEFNLS